A window from Podospora bellae-mahoneyi strain CBS 112042 chromosome 1 map unlocalized CBS112042p_1, whole genome shotgun sequence encodes these proteins:
- a CDS encoding uncharacterized protein (EggNog:ENOG503NUZA; COG:Q), with translation MPFHTGMLPREGFKGDALISLIKNTAFNPKILLPLFLLAKYTKQGQDLTILHPTAFARVRKLLILSLLGWGNSWLTRKVNNSWVDDKYDWTGKEIVVVTGGSGGIGGLIVQLLAERSIKTVVLDIQPLTFHPGPTVTYFKCDLTSPSSIAHVASLIRAQVGNPTVLINNAGVVQNKSILASTPRDVQFTFDVNHFSHYSTVREFLPYMIEKNHGMVVTVASFAAWVSVPNMVDYAASKAAAQSFHEGLTAEIKTTYGAERVRTVVVNQGYTKTALFEGYHNDSPFLLPALEPGSVAEAVVRQVLKGESGQVILPKMGNMLPFLGGLPGWYAGRLRVKGVGIMKQFRGRKVVEDVEKFYEEKEKKEEKGVGESTVLVE, from the exons ATGCCCTTCCACACCGGCATGCTCCCCCGCGAGGGGTTCAAAGGCGATGCTTTGATCTCCCTGATCAAGAACAcagccttcaaccccaagatcCTGCTGCCACTGTTCCTGCTGGCAAAATACACCAAGCAAGGCCAGGATCTCACCATCTTGCACCCGACCGCATTTGCCAGAGTCAGAAAGCTGCTCATCTTGAGCCTGCTAGGTTGGGGAAACAGCTGGTTGACGAGAAAGGTGAACAACAGCTGGGTAGACGACAAGTACGACTGGACTG gcAAAGAAATCGTCGTCGTAACCGGCGGCTCCGGCGGCATAGGCGGCCTAATCGTCCAACTCCTGGCCGAACGCTCCATCAAAACCGTCGTCCTCGacatccaacccctcaccTTCCACCCCGGCCCCACGGTAACCTACTTCAAATGcgacctcacctccccctcctccatcgcccaCGTCGCCTCCCTTATCCGCGCCCAGGTCGGCAACCCCACcgttctcatcaacaacgccggcgTCGTCCAAAACAAGtccatcctcgcctccaccCCGCGCGACGTGCAATTCACCTTTGACGTGAACCACTTCTCCCACTACTCCACCGTCCGCGAGTTTTTGCCTTACATGATCGAGAAGAACCACGGGATGGTAGTGACGGTGGCGAGTTTTGCTGCTTGGGTGAGCGTGCCGAATATGGTTGACTATGCAGCCTCAAAAGCGGCGGCGCAGAGTTTCCATGAGGGGTTGACGGCTGAGATTAAGACTACTTACGGGGCGGAGAGGGTTAGGACTGTGGTTGTTAATCAGGGGTATACCAAGACTGCGCTGTTTGAGGGGTATCATAATGATAGTCCGTTTTTGCTGCCGGCGCTGGAGCCGGGGAGTGTGGCTGAGGCGGTTGTGAGGCAGGTGCTCAAGGGGGAGAGCGGTCAGGTTATTTTGCCAAAGATGGGGAATATGCTGCCTTTTCTGGGGGGCTTGCCGGGGTGGTATGCGGGTCggttgagggtgaagggaGTGGGGATTATGAAGCAGTTtagggggaggaaggtggtggaggatgtggagaagTTTTatgaggagaaagagaagaaggaggagaagggggttggtgagagTACGGTGCTTGTTGAGTAA
- a CDS encoding uncharacterized protein (EggNog:ENOG503NUN7; COG:Q) → MALTRPLSKLLPKRPLLSMPSRRPYLISSTPSHSWLRIHPEVSSAVRSNTPLVALESTIYTHGAVGNDLNLEQIVRDHGAIPAVCGIYAGQATVGLTPEEITTMCDQGAKKVSRRDLAYLIGQGICGNKIHGGTTIAGTMILARQAGIRVFGTGGLGGVHQGGENTMDISADLTELGRTRVAVVSSGVKGFLDIPKTLEVLETQGVLVATFADGKDQKEVDFPAFWARESGVKSPAVVRDEKEAAAILLAQEKYDIETGMLFVNPLPKEFEIPRSEMEEVIRIAVKEAEEKAPGNENTPFVLKRIRELTDGRSVIANKALVRDNVARAAKIAVEFSKLVDGNPVTVGMASASNATVTQQPTFSKAETKPRVEKPKADHTVDILVAGSVALDLNCDYSGGGKTVSPALNTSNPASISQSVGGVGHNIAIAAHKVSEENNVRLCSMVGDDIAGSTILSSLSAAGLDTSYIRVLGHEYPSARTAQYVAVNDAHKSLVLAMADMAIISTHSFPNYWNSAVNASKPKWMVVDANWAEHDIQTWIQAGHKYNAKIAFEPVSAAKAARLFPKLKNHHKKPELGLFPRPSVHLSTPNQYELLAMYEAANENGYLDTHNWFPIIDAFGIMRGAREQFVDIAGAAATDAGIPVQSVNLLPYIPTIITKLGSSGVLLTTLLEKGDPRIRDPEHARWVVSRTLSDHPSVGGVYMRMFPAAERVKEEDIVSVNGIGDTFTGVLIAGLARGGEVEELIDIAQRAAVFTLKSSKGVSDEVAGLRSELRRIVAKQ, encoded by the exons AATTGTTCGCGACCACGGCGCCATCCCCGCCGTATGCGGCATCTACGCCGGACAAGCCACCGTAGGCCTCACCCCAGAAGAGATCACCACCATGTGCGACCAGGGCGCCAAAAAGGTCTCCCGCCGTGACCTCGCCTATCTCATCGGTCAGGGTATCTGCGGCAACAAGATCCACGGTGGAACCACCATTGCCGGAACCATGATTCTCGCTCGACAGGCGGGGATCAGGGTGTTTGGAACGGGCGGATTGGGTGGTGTTCATCAGGGCGGGGAGAACACGATGGATATCTCTGCCGACTTGACAgagttggggaggacgagggtggCGGTTGTGAGCAGTGGTGTGAAGGGGTTTTTGGACATTCCAAAGACGcttgaggttttggagacgcagggggtgctggtggctACTTTTGCTGACGGCAAGGACCAAAAAGAGGTGGATTTCCCGGCTttttgggcgagggagagcGGGGTCAAAAGTCCggctgtggtgagggatgagaaggaggctgcGGCCATCCTTTTGGCTCAGGAGAAGTATGATATTGAGACGGGAATGTTGTTCGTGAACCCGCTGCCGAAGGAGTTTGAGATCCCGAGgtcggagatggaggaggtgattagGATTGCtgtgaaggaggcggaggagaaggcgccGGGGAATGAGAATACTCCGTTCGTGTTGAAGAGGATCAGGGAGTTGACTGATGGGAGGAGTGTGATTGCGAATAAGGCGCTGGTGAGGGACAATGTGGCCAGAGCGGCCAAGATTGCGGTTGAGTTCTCCAAGCTGGTGGATGGCAACCCGGTCACGGTTGGGATGGCTTCAGCAAGCAATGCGACAGTTACGCAGCAGCCTACTTTTTCCAAGGCCGAGACCAAGCCTAGGGTGGAGAAGCCAAAG GCTGATCATACTGTGGACATTCTCGTTGCTGGGTCAGTCGCTCTTGACTTGAACTGTGACTATTCAGGTGGCGGAAAGACGGTTTCGCCGGCGCTCAACACATCCAACCCAGCTTCCATCAGTCAGTCTGTGGGCGGTGTGGGTCATAACATTGCCATTGCCGCCCACAAGGTGAGCGAGGAGAACAATGTCCGGCTCTGCAGTATGGTTGGCGATGACAT TGCCGGATCAActatcctctcctccctttctGCTGCCGGCCTAGACACCTCCTACATCCGCGTCCTCGGCCACGAGTACCCCTCCGCGCGAACAGCCCAATACGTGGCCGTCAACGACGCCCACAAGTCCCTGGTCCTCGCCATGGCCGACATGGCTATCATCTCCACCCACTCCTTCCCCAACTACTGGAACTCAGCCGTCAACGCCTCCAAGCCAAAGTGGATGGTCGTCGACGCCAACTGGGCTGAACATGACATCCAGACCTGGATCCAGGCCGGCCATAAGTACAACGCCAAAATCGCTTTTGAACCAGTCTCGGCCGCCAAAGCAGCGAGGTTATTCCCCAAACTGAAAAACCACCACAAGAAGCCAGAACTGGGTCTTTTCCCTCGCCCGAGCGTCCATCTCTCCACTCCCAACCAATACGAACTACTGGCCATGTATGAAGCCGCCAACGAGAACGGGTACCTCGATACGCACAACTGGTTCCCCATCATCGACGCGTTTGGCATCATGCGCGGGGCTAGGGAGCAGTTTGTTGATattgctggtgctgctgccacgGACGCGGGTATTCCGGTGCAGAGCGTGAATCTCCTGCCTTATAtcccaaccatcatcaccaagctcggTTCCAGCGGAGTGCTGCTCACGACTTTGTTGGAAAAGGGCGATCCTAGGATTAGAGACCCTGAGCATGCCCGGTGGGTTGTGAGCAGGACCTTGAGTGACCATCCTAGTGTTGGGGGGGTTTACATGAGGATGTTCCCGGCGGCGGAAAgggtcaaggaggaggatattgTGAGCGTGAATGGCATCGGGGATACGTTTACTGGTGTGTTGATTGCTGGGTTGGCaaggggtggggaggtggaggagttgattgaTATTGCCCAAAGGGCGGCCGTGTTTACGCTCAAGAGTTCAAAGGGGGTCAGCGATGAGGTTGCGGGATTGAGGTCGGAGCTGAGACGGATTGTGGCTAAGCAATag